From a region of the uncultured Desulfatiglans sp. genome:
- a CDS encoding hypothetical protein (Evidence 5 : Unknown function), giving the protein MLTGSVLPGFSDGPAAEWMDVFEILEMREGCRGSDSSSGAGFMQEARYGFPEREVG; this is encoded by the coding sequence GTGCTTACTGGCTCGGTTTTGCCCGGTTTTTCTGACGGACCGGCTGCTGAATGGATGGATGTTTTCGAGATCCTGGAAATGAGGGAAGGCTGTCGAGGGTCTGATTCCTCCTCGGGTGCCGGTTTTATGCAGGAGGCCCGGTACGGCTTTCCTGAAAGGGAGGTAGGATGA
- a CDS encoding Retinol dehydrogenase has protein sequence MVSDRMKGAVLVTGASSGIGKACALLFNEKGYAVYAGVRTREAEMRLGRETKGSVEPILLDITCRDHIERVARLMEKSTGQPHGIRAVVNNAGIVLGGPLEYLPLQHLRRILEVNVLGQIAIIQAFLPMLRRTGGRIVNIGSPSGFLAPPFLGPYAASKFALEAATDALRREVDASGVQVSLIEPGAVETGVWDKSMKEAELWEKSFPREAKQRYSSRMQNVWALMSRLREKAMPPEKVARVVLRAVESGHPKPRYFVGFDAWLQCLLARFCPVFLTDRLLNGWMFSRSWK, from the coding sequence ATGGTGTCTGACCGCATGAAAGGGGCCGTTCTGGTAACCGGCGCATCGAGCGGTATCGGCAAAGCGTGCGCCTTGCTTTTCAACGAGAAGGGCTATGCGGTATATGCCGGTGTCAGAACCCGCGAAGCGGAGATGCGTCTTGGGAGAGAGACGAAAGGTTCGGTCGAACCGATTCTTCTGGATATTACGTGCCGGGACCACATCGAGCGCGTGGCAAGGCTGATGGAAAAATCCACCGGTCAGCCGCACGGAATCAGGGCGGTGGTGAATAATGCCGGAATCGTACTGGGTGGGCCGCTCGAATACCTGCCGCTGCAGCATTTGAGACGGATCCTGGAGGTCAATGTGTTGGGACAGATCGCGATCATCCAGGCCTTCTTGCCGATGCTCCGCCGGACAGGTGGTCGCATCGTGAATATTGGATCGCCGAGCGGGTTCCTGGCACCGCCTTTTCTGGGCCCTTATGCAGCTTCCAAGTTTGCCTTGGAGGCTGCGACGGATGCCCTTCGACGTGAAGTCGATGCCTCGGGAGTGCAGGTTTCCCTCATAGAACCCGGGGCCGTTGAGACGGGTGTTTGGGATAAGTCCATGAAGGAGGCCGAGCTGTGGGAGAAAAGTTTTCCCAGGGAGGCCAAACAACGCTATTCGAGCAGGATGCAGAATGTTTGGGCCCTTATGTCGCGTCTGCGCGAAAAGGCCATGCCGCCTGAGAAAGTGGCACGGGTTGTGCTGCGGGCTGTTGAGTCCGGACATCCGAAGCCGCGCTATTTTGTGGGTTTCGACGCCTGGCTTCAGTGCTTACTGGCTCGGTTTTGCCCGGTTTTTCTGACGGACCGGCTGCTGAATGGATGGATGTTTTCGAGATCCTGGAAATGA
- the fabI gene encoding Enoyl-(acyl-carrier-protein) reductase (NADH) FabI — translation MGLLDGKLALVSGVTNRTSIAWGIAEALHRHGARIVLTCLEGNLRRVRKLGPLVQAEGIIPCDVRNEEEIEGLFARVGELYQGRLDILVHSLAYADFADLGEAFLQLGREGWHTAIDVSAYSFVSMTRQAFPLMKASGGGSIMTLTYAGGEVVAPGYNVMAVAKAALEISVLYLAYELGPEKIRVNAISPGPIATPSAIVVEDFAAALKLYRIRSPLLRSITLEDIGGTAVYLASGLSSGVTGTILKVDGGMHCVAPFADVHKAVRRSEKEDHGV, via the coding sequence ATGGGTTTATTGGATGGCAAGCTTGCCCTTGTGTCTGGGGTTACCAACCGCACCAGTATTGCATGGGGGATTGCGGAGGCCTTGCATCGGCATGGGGCAAGGATTGTACTGACGTGCCTCGAGGGGAACCTGCGAAGGGTCAGGAAGCTCGGTCCGCTGGTGCAGGCGGAGGGGATTATCCCGTGCGACGTCCGAAACGAAGAGGAGATCGAGGGGCTCTTTGCGAGGGTTGGCGAGCTCTATCAGGGAAGACTCGATATCCTGGTTCACTCCCTGGCCTATGCCGATTTTGCCGATCTGGGTGAAGCGTTTCTACAGTTGGGGCGTGAAGGCTGGCACACCGCCATCGATGTCAGCGCCTACTCCTTCGTGTCGATGACCCGCCAGGCCTTCCCATTGATGAAAGCCTCCGGGGGTGGTTCTATCATGACTTTGACCTATGCGGGCGGAGAGGTGGTGGCCCCCGGCTACAATGTGATGGCAGTGGCCAAGGCCGCTTTGGAGATAAGCGTTCTTTATCTGGCGTATGAACTGGGTCCCGAAAAAATCCGCGTCAACGCTATATCGCCGGGTCCCATTGCCACGCCTTCGGCAATAGTGGTGGAGGATTTTGCCGCTGCTCTGAAGCTCTACCGGATAAGGTCGCCGCTCCTGCGCAGCATTACGCTCGAGGACATCGGCGGAACCGCGGTCTATTTGGCCTCGGGGCTGTCGAGCGGGGTTACCGGAACGATTTTGAAAGTGGACGGCGGGATGCATTGTGTCGCCCCCTTTGCGGATGTCCACAAGGCCGTCAGAAGATCGGAAAAAGAGGATCATGGTGTCTGA
- a CDS encoding Formyl transferase, with product MCGDLQVASAQTLDFLDIGQKSSSPMDTRYAVVLTPIFDPGKTGRPMRVAAFMSGSGTNIRRLLEYEKRLHEKEGSSPYHVVFVFSDRSDGSGAGEKIAREHALPYVSYDIRAYYSSRGGRRTVRTPEGLALRQAYDQVARRLVAAFEIDLIALGGYMSFITLKGCVNVHPADLSILDGEGRRKYVGDDAVRDAILGGETHLRASTLWTDQGVDSGPLLMVSDPLPVELPAPMEVLEKDPALLGRVAKAHQERLKEIGDWRIFPRTIDLIARGRFSFDHTGGVYLDGMPMPAGFRE from the coding sequence TTGTGCGGCGACCTGCAGGTCGCCTCCGCGCAAACGCTTGATTTCCTTGATATTGGCCAAAAATCCTCATCTCCCATGGACACGAGGTATGCCGTGGTACTGACTCCGATCTTCGATCCCGGAAAGACTGGGCGGCCGATGAGGGTGGCCGCTTTCATGTCTGGTTCGGGGACGAACATACGCCGCCTTCTCGAGTACGAAAAGCGACTGCACGAAAAAGAGGGAAGTTCGCCTTACCATGTAGTCTTTGTTTTCAGTGATCGCTCCGACGGGTCTGGGGCGGGGGAGAAAATTGCCCGGGAGCATGCGTTACCCTATGTGAGCTATGATATCCGTGCCTACTATTCGTCGAGGGGAGGGCGCCGCACCGTCCGGACCCCGGAAGGGCTGGCCCTGAGACAGGCCTATGATCAGGTGGCAAGAAGACTCGTGGCCGCCTTTGAGATCGATTTGATCGCGCTTGGAGGCTACATGAGCTTTATCACCTTGAAAGGATGTGTCAATGTCCACCCAGCGGACCTTTCCATTTTGGACGGCGAGGGTCGGCGGAAGTATGTGGGAGACGATGCCGTTCGTGATGCCATCCTGGGAGGTGAGACGCATCTGAGGGCGTCCACCCTGTGGACTGATCAAGGGGTGGACAGTGGGCCGCTTCTCATGGTTTCGGATCCGTTGCCGGTGGAACTGCCTGCACCGATGGAGGTCCTCGAGAAAGATCCTGCCTTGCTCGGTCGAGTCGCAAAAGCGCATCAGGAGCGGTTGAAAGAGATCGGTGATTGGAGGATTTTCCCTCGCACCATCGACTTGATTGCCCGTGGGCGTTTCAGCTTCGATCATACGGGGGGGGTGTATCTGGACGGAATGCCGATGCCCGCAGGTTTCCGGGAATAG
- a CDS encoding hypothetical protein (Evidence 5 : Unknown function): MPSGNGLFCNLGFDLHVCLCGDLQVASAQALDFLDIGQKSSFPDWKLGSTGKSFPDGNEIAAIREWSFLQSRRRSARLLVRRPAGRLRANA, encoded by the coding sequence ATGCCATCCGGGAATGGTCTTTTTTGCAATCTCGGCTTCGATCTGCATGTTTGCTTGTGCGGCGACCTGCAGGTCGCCTCCGCACAAGCGCTTGATTTCCTTGATATTGGCCAAAAATCCTCATTTCCGGATTGGAAACTGGGTTCTACAGGGAAATCATTTCCAGATGGAAACGAGATAGCTGCTATCCGGGAATGGTCTTTTTTGCAATCTCGGCGTCGATCTGCACGTTTGCTTGTGCGGCGACCTGCAGGTCGCCTCCGCGCAAACGCTTGA
- a CDS encoding hypothetical protein (Evidence 5 : Unknown function) — MLVRRPAGRLRANAXLGVNLHVCLCGDLQVASAQTLDFLDIGQKSSSPDWKLGSTGKSFPDGNEIDAIREWSFLQSRLRSACLLVRRPAGRLRTSA; from the coding sequence TTGCTTGTGCGGCGACCTGCAGGTCGCCTCCGCGCAAACGCTTNTCTCGGCGTCAATCTGCACGTTTGCTTGTGCGGCGACCTGCAGGTCGCCTCCGCGCAAACGCTTGATTTCCTTGATATTGGCCAAAAATCCTCATCTCCGGATTGGAAACTGGGTTCTACAGGGAAATCATTTCCAGATGGAAACGAGATAGATGCCATCCGGGAATGGTCTTTTTTGCAATCTCGGCTTCGATCTGCATGTTTGCTTGTGCGGCGACCTGCAGGTCGCCTCCGCACAAGCGCTTGA
- the pgk gene encoding Phosphoglycerate kinase, with protein MHAALLESGFLGRNGWTISRHFFIISGNIREIKNLTNEGGQVMRTGKLDPGLRILQNAEMDGKAVLLRVDHNVVKAGEIKDPYRIDATFPTLYAIAARGGRPILMTHVGRPKDKKSGKIVCRQGEAVDAIAKYLEQKLAVRIHVPEFPIDPDRGILHLDRARVAPAVKDLKHGRFDMIYLPNSRWFAGEQAKGKERESFAQEMASIADLYVNDAFGSWRPHASTFDIAAELPSFAGILLQREISNLHRALEPEKPFVAVVAGSKYDTKIGPIKALYDRVDHLILGGLIYNTFLAAKYGVRIAGVADEDIALARELVEMDSGQGRIVEMPFLVEVDTMDEKGREGARKVSMADLAKGGTFGYLVDVHPDSLAHSETVQAIDSAMTVFVNAVMGYMPLYPEGTRALYELIGRNKRSQKLFAGGDTLQELRSLCPGVYLSGLNDPDTYYFTGGGTVLTAIEMGGAYRLEPVSALMG; from the coding sequence ATGCATGCAGCACTGTTGGAAAGCGGGTTTTTGGGGCGGAACGGATGGACCATCAGTAGACATTTTTTTATAATATCAGGGAATATCCGTGAAATAAAGAACCTCACCAACGAAGGAGGGCAGGTTATGCGGACAGGAAAGTTGGATCCCGGGCTGCGGATCCTCCAGAATGCCGAGATGGACGGGAAGGCGGTCCTCTTGCGTGTAGACCACAATGTGGTGAAAGCGGGTGAGATAAAGGACCCCTATCGTATCGATGCCACTTTCCCGACCCTTTATGCCATTGCCGCCCGGGGAGGTCGACCGATTCTTATGACGCACGTGGGTCGTCCCAAAGACAAGAAAAGCGGGAAGATAGTCTGTCGGCAGGGCGAGGCGGTCGATGCGATTGCGAAATACCTGGAGCAAAAACTGGCTGTCCGGATTCATGTGCCCGAGTTTCCGATCGATCCCGACAGAGGGATCCTGCACCTCGACCGCGCGCGAGTCGCCCCGGCGGTCAAGGATCTGAAGCATGGGCGTTTCGACATGATCTATCTGCCGAACAGCCGATGGTTTGCCGGCGAGCAGGCCAAGGGAAAGGAACGGGAGAGCTTTGCCCAGGAGATGGCTTCGATTGCTGATCTTTATGTGAATGATGCCTTCGGGTCCTGGCGCCCCCATGCAAGCACCTTCGATATCGCTGCGGAACTGCCGAGCTTCGCCGGTATCCTCCTGCAGCGCGAAATCAGCAACCTGCATCGGGCGCTGGAGCCTGAAAAGCCGTTTGTGGCCGTGGTCGCCGGCTCCAAGTACGACACCAAGATCGGCCCGATCAAGGCCTTGTACGATAGGGTCGACCATCTGATTCTGGGCGGGCTCATCTACAACACCTTCCTTGCGGCCAAATATGGCGTGCGTATCGCCGGTGTGGCCGATGAGGACATCGCTCTTGCCCGTGAGCTCGTTGAGATGGACAGCGGACAGGGCAGGATTGTCGAGATGCCCTTTCTGGTCGAAGTCGACACCATGGATGAAAAGGGCCGCGAGGGGGCCAGAAAGGTTTCGATGGCCGACCTGGCGAAGGGGGGTACGTTCGGTTATCTGGTCGATGTTCATCCCGATTCACTGGCGCACTCGGAGACGGTTCAGGCCATCGACTCGGCTATGACGGTGTTTGTCAATGCCGTTATGGGCTATATGCCTCTTTACCCCGAGGGAACGCGCGCGTTGTATGAATTGATCGGACGCAACAAGCGAAGTCAGAAACTCTTTGCGGGCGGGGACACGCTGCAGGAGTTGAGAAGTCTTTGCCCCGGTGTATATCTTTCGGGTCTCAACGATCCGGATACCTACTATTTCACGGGTGGCGGCACTGTCCTCACCGCCATTGAAATGGGGGGAGCCTATCGGCTCGAGCCGGTCTCCGCCCTGATGGGTTGA
- a CDS encoding putative Glycosyl transferase family 9 (Evidence 3 : Putative function from multiple computational evidences), whose translation MEPIVRNAVLMVLSYKLMFSPESRLNGIAPVQVSKRILMIRPGALGDTLLTIPALAGLPENAEIALTGRGPGLYFARRWASEIQDMEGPGWYRLFSHERHSDALPLTLKPDLVLALFNNPPAALEKNLRSYFPHADLFIMPSLPPQNLPVHVAEHIATCLAQAGLMIDPARAMKHALSRALLRPALPPEDRKRFVFHPGSGSPKKNLSLSFWVDLVRRLSLFKAFEGTRPICLLGPAEYAARHPFLSTPPDGIETVLCQEPEPMETLLSTACLYLGHDSGVTHLAAMMGLPTVAFFQSPNQTLWRPLGPCVTILSKEPSEKRLLSKTLDALADVSGRTGRPLLSCQP comes from the coding sequence ATGGAACCTATCGTTCGAAATGCGGTCTTGATGGTTTTATCTTATAAACTTATGTTTTCCCCTGAATCAAGATTAAATGGAATCGCCCCTGTTCAAGTCTCTAAAAGGATCCTCATGATCCGGCCGGGGGCCCTCGGGGATACCCTTCTGACGATACCGGCGCTGGCCGGGCTGCCTGAAAATGCAGAAATCGCTTTGACCGGCCGGGGTCCGGGGCTCTATTTTGCGAGGCGATGGGCATCCGAAATCCAGGATATGGAAGGACCTGGATGGTACCGGCTCTTCTCGCATGAACGCCACAGTGACGCTCTCCCGTTAACATTGAAACCTGATCTCGTACTCGCGCTCTTCAACAATCCCCCTGCCGCCCTTGAAAAAAATCTGCGCTCTTATTTTCCTCATGCGGATCTGTTCATCATGCCGTCCCTCCCGCCCCAAAACCTCCCTGTGCACGTGGCCGAGCACATTGCCACATGCCTGGCTCAAGCCGGCCTGATGATCGATCCGGCGCGTGCGATGAAGCACGCACTGAGCCGTGCCCTTCTTCGGCCGGCGCTTCCACCCGAAGATCGGAAACGGTTCGTCTTTCATCCTGGATCCGGAAGCCCGAAAAAGAATCTTTCCTTGTCCTTTTGGGTCGATCTCGTCAGAAGGTTGTCCCTTTTCAAGGCCTTTGAAGGCACCAGACCCATCTGTCTCCTCGGTCCGGCCGAATACGCCGCCCGGCATCCTTTCCTATCGACACCCCCGGATGGCATCGAAACCGTCCTCTGTCAGGAGCCTGAGCCTATGGAGACACTTCTTTCAACTGCATGCCTCTACCTTGGCCACGACAGCGGAGTGACCCACCTGGCGGCCATGATGGGTTTACCGACCGTGGCCTTCTTCCAATCGCCCAACCAGACCTTATGGCGCCCTTTGGGTCCTTGTGTAACTATCCTTTCCAAAGAACCCTCGGAAAAGCGCCTTCTCTCCAAAACCCTCGATGCCCTAGCCGACGTCTCGGGAAGGACCGGCCGTCCGCTTTTGTCTTGTCAGCCATGA
- a CDS encoding hypothetical protein (Evidence 5 : Unknown function), which yields MPGGVFGRTEETDGSGAFKGLEKGQPSDEIDPKGQGKILFRASGSRMKDEPFPIFGWKRRPKKGTAQCVLHRTRRIDHQAGLSQACGNVLGHVHREVLGREGRHDEQIRMRKIRAQIFFKGGRGIVEEREYEIRFQC from the coding sequence ATGCCGGGCGGCGTATTCGGCCGGACCGAGGAGACAGATGGGTCTGGTGCCTTCAAAGGCCTTGAAAAGGGACAACCTTCTGACGAGATCGACCCAAAAGGACAAGGAAAGATTCTTTTTCGGGCTTCCGGATCCAGGATGAAAGACGAACCGTTTCCGATCTTCGGGTGGAAGCGCCGGCCGAAGAAGGGCACGGCTCAGTGCGTGCTTCATCGCACGCGCCGGATCGATCATCAGGCCGGCTTGAGCCAGGCATGTGGCAATGTGCTCGGCCACGTGCACAGGGAGGTTTTGGGGCGGGAGGGACGGCATGATGAACAGATCCGCATGAGGAAAATAAGAGCGCAGATTTTTTTCAAGGGCGGCAGGGGGATTGTTGAAGAGCGCGAGTACGAGATCAGGTTTCAATGTTAA
- the eno gene encoding enolase (Evidence 2a : Function from experimental evidences in other organisms; PubMedId : 3514618, 410789, 4942326, 775311, 8610017, 9298646, 9600841; Product type e : enzyme), which yields MEQIEVVVAREILDSRGNPTVEVEVGLTDGSFGRAAVPSGASTGEFEAVELRDQDKRRYRGKGVERAVQNVNDIIAPELEGMYALDQRDVDQTLIELDGTPNKNRLGANAILGVSLAVARAAADSVYMPLYRYIGGTNASRLPMPMMNILNGGVHAANNVDFQEFMIMPVGGRTFRDALRMGAEVFHALSDVLKGKNLSTAVGDEGGFAPDLKDNEEAIEMLLAGIRKAGYEPGEDVVLALDPASSSFFKGGKYIFSKSDHSERTAEEMVAFYEDWINRYPIFSIEDGLAEDDWDGWRSLNLKIGDRVQIVGDDLFVTNTERIARGIRENAANAVLIKLNQIGTLTETLDAVEMAHRAGWNAVISHRSGETEDSFIADLAVATGTGQIKTGSLCRSERICKYNQLLRIEEELEDMARFGWPY from the coding sequence ATGGAGCAGATCGAAGTCGTTGTCGCCAGAGAGATATTGGATTCAAGGGGCAACCCTACAGTAGAAGTGGAAGTGGGCCTTACAGATGGAAGCTTCGGCCGTGCTGCAGTCCCTTCAGGCGCCTCGACCGGTGAATTCGAGGCCGTGGAGCTTCGCGACCAGGACAAACGCCGGTATCGGGGCAAAGGCGTTGAAAGAGCGGTTCAAAACGTCAACGATATCATCGCCCCCGAGCTCGAAGGCATGTACGCCCTCGATCAGAGGGACGTGGATCAGACGTTGATTGAACTGGATGGAACCCCCAACAAGAACCGTCTTGGAGCCAACGCCATCTTGGGGGTCTCTCTTGCCGTGGCGCGGGCGGCCGCCGATTCGGTCTACATGCCGTTGTACCGCTATATCGGCGGGACCAACGCCTCGCGTCTCCCCATGCCGATGATGAACATCCTCAACGGAGGCGTTCACGCAGCAAACAATGTAGATTTTCAGGAATTCATGATCATGCCTGTCGGCGGAAGAACCTTCCGTGACGCCCTGAGGATGGGCGCAGAAGTGTTTCATGCCCTCTCCGATGTGCTCAAGGGAAAAAACTTGTCTACGGCTGTCGGAGATGAAGGCGGTTTCGCACCCGATCTGAAAGACAATGAAGAAGCCATAGAGATGCTGCTCGCCGGTATCCGCAAAGCCGGTTATGAACCGGGAGAGGATGTGGTCCTGGCCTTGGACCCTGCCTCTTCCTCCTTTTTCAAAGGGGGCAAGTATATCTTCAGCAAATCCGACCATTCCGAACGAACCGCCGAAGAAATGGTCGCCTTTTATGAAGATTGGATAAATCGCTATCCTATCTTCTCCATTGAAGACGGTCTGGCTGAAGACGACTGGGACGGCTGGCGTAGTCTGAACCTGAAAATAGGGGATCGGGTCCAGATTGTGGGCGATGACCTTTTCGTAACCAACACCGAGCGTATTGCTCGAGGCATCCGGGAAAACGCGGCCAACGCTGTATTGATCAAGCTCAATCAAATCGGCACCCTTACTGAAACACTCGATGCCGTCGAGATGGCCCATCGCGCCGGCTGGAACGCTGTTATAAGCCATCGGTCGGGTGAAACGGAAGACTCATTTATTGCGGATCTAGCGGTCGCAACCGGGACAGGACAGATAAAGACCGGATCTCTTTGCCGTTCCGAACGGATCTGCAAATACAACCAGCTATTGCGCATCGAAGAGGAACTCGAGGATATGGCCCGGTTCGGTTGGCCGTATTAG
- a CDS encoding hypothetical protein (Evidence 5 : Unknown function) — MPISKSMRIVLQEMFRSSIVKTRRALYSVGIEGGIGSMSVLTAFHGGCATPPKKQWPASHLYLGFLRVTGRSTRCFQK, encoded by the coding sequence ATGCCCATTTCCAAAAGCATGCGAATAGTCCTGCAGGAAATGTTCAGATCCAGCATTGTCAAGACGAGGCGTGCCCTTTACTCCGTGGGGATCGAGGGTGGGATAGGGTCCATGAGTGTTCTGACGGCTTTTCATGGCGGCTGCGCAACGCCGCCAAAAAAACAATGGCCTGCATCGCACCTGTACCTCGGATTTCTCAGGGTGACGGGCAGGTCGACAAGATGCTTTCAAAAATGA
- a CDS encoding conserved hypothetical protein (Evidence 4 : Unknown function but conserved in other organisms): MPYDASKDQVLDTWENEETGLLISINRYGDGEPKLQIGPRTFTKRDGTKGTMKSGRLTAEDVAWLRDIIDDIQEKLNVYIQQ; encoded by the coding sequence ATGCCCTATGACGCATCGAAAGATCAGGTGCTGGACACCTGGGAAAACGAGGAAACAGGGTTGCTGATATCGATCAATCGCTACGGGGATGGTGAACCTAAACTGCAAATCGGACCCCGAACCTTCACGAAGCGGGACGGGACCAAGGGAACGATGAAATCGGGACGGCTGACGGCGGAGGACGTCGCCTGGCTTCGAGACATCATCGACGATATCCAGGAAAAGCTGAATGTCTACATTCAGCAGTGA
- a CDS encoding 3-oxoacyl-(acyl-carrier-protein) synthase 2, translating into MNPNAVAITGIGMICPLGIDTPTCWKNMLQGTAGIRPITKFDPVRCLSRIGGELPEAYPDYERTHLSHRLLKHGTLATRLALLSSLEAMRDAALEPGQLDADRAGVITGCGGSTVGDALIPVGEEYNRRPFAHGMLNAPAAAIRMTLGFRGPSFNVATACASGAYAVGLGYDYIRHQGELCVAVGVDTMLSEETVQGFSRLMALSELNEHPEKASRPFDRKRTGFVLSEGACAVILESLPHAVKRAARIYAVMSGHAMTSEAFNIIAPEPDGLGMAETMEKAIVNAGIQKDLIGYINAHGTSTVHNDRAETSAIKAVFGGRAWQIPVSSQKSMIGHTIGAAGAIEFAVTALSLRHQVLTPTINYEEPDPECDLDYVPNQARRVLRLDAAISNSFGFGGHNSCIVLERHTTPAGE; encoded by the coding sequence GTGAATCCGAATGCGGTCGCCATCACCGGAATCGGTATGATTTGCCCATTGGGCATCGATACCCCTACGTGCTGGAAAAACATGCTTCAAGGTACGGCCGGCATAAGACCCATTACGAAATTTGATCCTGTCCGTTGTCTCAGCCGTATCGGAGGGGAATTGCCCGAGGCATACCCGGATTATGAACGCACTCATCTGTCGCATCGCCTTCTCAAACACGGAACCTTGGCGACTCGTCTGGCCCTCCTGAGCAGCCTGGAAGCCATGAGAGATGCAGCCTTGGAACCGGGACAACTGGACGCGGACCGCGCAGGTGTCATCACAGGCTGTGGAGGATCGACCGTTGGCGACGCCTTGATTCCGGTCGGTGAAGAATACAATCGGCGGCCCTTCGCTCATGGCATGCTGAATGCCCCAGCCGCCGCTATCCGTATGACTCTCGGCTTCAGAGGGCCTTCTTTCAATGTAGCTACAGCCTGTGCGTCCGGTGCTTATGCCGTGGGTCTGGGCTACGATTACATACGACATCAGGGTGAACTCTGTGTTGCAGTGGGTGTCGACACCATGCTCTCAGAAGAGACCGTACAAGGTTTCAGCAGGTTGATGGCACTCTCCGAACTGAACGAACACCCGGAAAAGGCCAGCCGTCCCTTTGATCGAAAACGGACGGGTTTCGTGCTGTCCGAGGGTGCTTGCGCGGTTATTCTGGAATCGCTGCCCCATGCCGTCAAACGTGCTGCTCGCATTTATGCGGTCATGTCGGGACATGCAATGACTTCAGAGGCTTTCAATATCATCGCACCAGAGCCCGATGGACTGGGAATGGCCGAGACCATGGAGAAGGCCATCGTCAATGCGGGAATTCAAAAAGACCTGATCGGGTACATCAACGCCCATGGAACATCCACAGTGCATAACGATCGCGCTGAAACCAGCGCCATCAAAGCAGTTTTCGGTGGAAGAGCCTGGCAAATCCCTGTCAGTTCGCAGAAATCCATGATCGGGCATACGATCGGCGCTGCCGGCGCCATCGAATTCGCTGTGACGGCGCTAAGCCTTCGGCATCAGGTCTTGACGCCGACCATCAATTACGAAGAGCCGGATCCGGAATGTGATCTCGACTATGTGCCCAATCAAGCAAGACGCGTCCTGAGGCTGGACGCAGCCATCAGCAACTCTTTTGGTTTTGGCGGACACAATTCTTGTATCGTCCTCGAAAGACACACGACACCTGCCGGGGAATGA